One part of the Muntiacus reevesi chromosome 18, mMunRee1.1, whole genome shotgun sequence genome encodes these proteins:
- the MRPL38 gene encoding large ribosomal subunit protein mL38 — MAAPWWRAVLNGSRSWRGLSTSAALSRRAAPLGPMPNEDIDVSNLERLKKYRSFDRYRRRAEREARDAHWWRTYREHFGEESDPKDKVDIGLPPPKVCRTKQLLERKQVLRELRASVEEERAARLRTASVPLEAVRAEWERTCGPYHKQRLAEYYGLYRDLFPGATFVPRVPLRVAYAVGEDDLVPVYSGNEVTPTEAAQPPEVTYEADEGSMWTLLLTNLDGHLLEPDAEYVHWLVTNIPGSRVAEGQETCPYLPPFPARGSGFHRFAFLLFKQDKPIDFSGDARPSPCYQLAQRTFHTFDFYKKHQDAMTPAGLAFFQCRWDDSVTHIFHQLLDMREPVFEFVRPPPYHPKQKCFPHRQPLRYLDRYRVSQEPTYGIY, encoded by the exons ATGGCGGCCCCCTGGTGGCGGGCCGTGCTGAACGGCAGTCGGAGTTGGCGGGGCCTCAGCACCTCAG CCGCCCTGAGCCGCCGGGCCGCTCCTCTGGGGCCGATGCCCAACGAGGACATCGACGTGAGCAACCTGGAGCGGCTGAAGAAATACCGCAGCTTCGACCGCTATCGGCGCCGGGCGGAGAGGGAGGCGCGGGACGCGCACTGGTGGCGGACGTACCGGGAGCATTTCGGGGAGGAGTCAG ATCCCAAAGACAAGGTTGACATTGGGTTGCCTCCACCTAAGGTCTGCCGGACCAAACAGTTGCTGGAACGGAAACAGGTCCTGCGGGAGCTGCGGGCCAGTGTGGAGGAGGAACGGGCTGCTCGCCTCCGCACAG CAAGCGTTCCCTTGGAGGCCGTGCGGGCCGAGTGGGAGAGAACCTGTGGCCCCTACCACAAGCAGCGTCTGGCCGAATACTACGGCCTCTATCGGGACCTCTTCCCCGGGGCCACCTTCGTGCCCCGAGTCCCCCTGCGTGTGGCCTATGCCGTAGGCGAGGACGACTTGGTACCTGTTTACTCTGGCAATGAAGTCACTCCAACTGAG GCTGCCCAGCCCCCGGAGGTGACCTATGAGGCAGATGAGGGCTCCATGTGGACACTGCTGCTCACCAACTTGG atGGACACCTGCTGGAACCAGACGCCGAGTACGTGCACTGGCTGGT CACCAACATCCCGGGCAGCAGGGTAGCTGAAGGACAAGAGACATGTCCCTACCTCCCCCCCTTCCCCGCCCGAGGCTCCGGCTTCCACCGCTTTGCCTTCCTTCTCTTCAAGCAGGACAAGCCAATTGACTTCTCCGGGGACGCCCGGCCCTCACCCTG CTACCAGCTTGCCCAGCGGACCTTCCACACTTTTGATTTCTACAAGAAACACCAAGACGCCATGACCCCAGCTGGCCTGGCCTTCTTCCAGTGCCGCTGGGATGACTCAGTCACCCACATCTTCCACCAGCTGCTGG ACATGCGTGAGCCTGTTTTTGAGTTTGTGCGGCCTCCCCCTTATCACCCTAAGCAGAAGTGCTTCCCCCACCGGCAGCCCCTGCGCTACCTGGACCGGTACAGGGTCAGTCAGGAACCCACCTATGGCATCTACTGA